A region from the Azospirillum thermophilum genome encodes:
- the tyrS gene encoding tyrosine--tRNA ligase, whose protein sequence is MTTLHSDFLRTLDERGFIHQCTDLAALDEKAQKGPVVAYIGFDCTADSLHVGSLLPIMMLRWLQKTGHKPIVLMGGGTTQIGDPSGKDEARQLLTKETIASNMAGIKRIFGRYLTFGDGPTDAVMVNNADWLDGLKYIQLLRDVGRHFTINRMLTFDSVKLRLEREQPLTFLEFNYMILQAYDFVELNRRLGCTLQMGGSDQWGNIVNGVELGRRTDGLELFGLTTPLLTTASGAKMGKTAAGAVWLTDDKLSAYDFWQYWRNAEDADVGRFLRLYTELPLDEIARLEALQGAEINEAKKVLANEVTRLAHGEAAAQEAAETARRAFEEGAAAEGLPTVEVARADLEAGMAVVDLLVTAGLAASKGEARRLIKGGGARVNDGAVADEAAKLTAADLNADGVIKLSAGKKRHALVKAG, encoded by the coding sequence ATGACGACGCTTCACTCGGATTTCCTGCGCACCCTCGACGAGCGCGGCTTCATCCACCAGTGCACCGACCTCGCGGCGCTCGATGAGAAGGCGCAGAAGGGGCCGGTCGTCGCCTATATTGGCTTCGACTGCACGGCCGACAGCCTGCATGTCGGCAGCCTGCTGCCGATCATGATGCTGCGCTGGCTGCAGAAGACCGGCCACAAGCCGATCGTCCTGATGGGCGGCGGCACCACCCAGATCGGCGACCCCTCCGGCAAGGACGAGGCGCGGCAGCTCCTGACGAAGGAGACCATCGCCTCCAACATGGCGGGCATCAAGCGCATCTTCGGCCGCTACCTGACCTTCGGGGACGGCCCGACCGACGCGGTGATGGTCAACAACGCCGACTGGCTGGACGGGCTGAAATACATCCAGCTCCTGCGCGACGTCGGGCGGCACTTCACGATCAACCGCATGCTGACCTTCGATTCGGTCAAGCTGCGGCTGGAGCGCGAGCAGCCGCTGACCTTCCTGGAATTCAACTACATGATCCTCCAGGCCTACGACTTCGTGGAGCTGAACCGCCGGCTGGGCTGCACGCTGCAGATGGGCGGGTCGGACCAGTGGGGCAACATCGTCAACGGCGTCGAGCTCGGCCGCCGCACCGACGGGCTGGAGCTGTTCGGGCTGACCACGCCGCTGCTCACCACCGCGTCGGGCGCCAAGATGGGCAAGACCGCCGCCGGAGCCGTCTGGCTGACCGACGACAAGCTCAGCGCCTATGATTTCTGGCAGTACTGGCGCAACGCGGAGGATGCCGACGTCGGCCGCTTCCTGCGCCTCTACACCGAACTGCCGCTCGACGAGATCGCCCGGCTGGAGGCCCTGCAGGGCGCCGAGATCAACGAGGCCAAGAAGGTGCTGGCCAACGAGGTCACCCGCCTCGCCCATGGCGAGGCCGCGGCGCAGGAGGCGGCCGAGACCGCCCGCCGCGCCTTCGAGGAGGGGGCCGCCGCCGAGGGGCTGCCGACCGTCGAGGTCGCCCGTGCCGATCTGGAGGCCGGGATGGCGGTGGTCGACCTGCTGGTGACCGCCGGCCTCGCCGCCTCCAAGGGCGAGGCGCGCCGCCTCATCAAGGGCGGCGGGGCCCGCGTCAACGACGGCGCCGTCGCCGACGAGGCGGCGAAGCTCACCGCCGCCGACCTCAACGCCGACGGCGTCATCAAGCTCAGCGCCGGCAAGAAGCGCCACGCCCTGGTCAAGGCGGGCTGA
- a CDS encoding anhydro-N-acetylmuramic acid kinase: MRTVIGLMSGTSMDGIDAALVRTDGETRVEPVAFLTIPYEDGFRAELRSCLGGTGPVEAVERALTDAHADAVRRLLETAGVAAPAVDLIGFHGHTIHHAPEERRTWQIGDGARLAAATGIAVVNDFRSADVAAGGQGAPLVPLFHRALADRLERPLAVLNIGGVANVTWIGRDGTGPGGAVIACDTGPGNALVDDWVLRQTGGRYDAGGALAARGRVAEGALTTLMAHPYFDRPAPKSLDRDAFDPAPVAGLPAEDGAATLTAFTAASVARIVPHLPQAPVRWLVCGGGRHNATLMAMLAERLGVPVDAVEAEGWDGDALEAQAFAYLAVRSRKGLALSLPATTGVPRPMTGGRFHPAP, encoded by the coding sequence ATGCGGACGGTCATCGGCCTGATGAGCGGCACCTCGATGGACGGCATCGACGCCGCCCTGGTGCGCACCGACGGGGAGACGCGGGTGGAGCCGGTGGCCTTCCTGACCATTCCCTACGAGGACGGCTTCCGGGCCGAGCTGCGCTCCTGCCTCGGCGGGACGGGGCCGGTGGAGGCGGTGGAGCGCGCCCTGACCGACGCCCACGCCGACGCCGTGCGCCGCCTGCTGGAGACGGCGGGGGTGGCGGCCCCGGCGGTCGACCTCATCGGCTTCCACGGCCACACCATCCACCATGCGCCGGAAGAGCGGCGGACCTGGCAGATCGGCGACGGCGCCCGGCTGGCCGCCGCGACCGGCATCGCCGTGGTGAACGACTTCCGCAGCGCAGACGTCGCCGCCGGCGGGCAGGGCGCGCCGCTCGTCCCGCTGTTCCACCGTGCGCTGGCCGACCGGCTGGAACGGCCGCTGGCCGTGCTGAACATCGGCGGCGTCGCCAACGTCACCTGGATCGGACGGGACGGGACCGGGCCAGGGGGCGCGGTCATCGCCTGCGACACCGGCCCCGGCAACGCGCTGGTCGACGACTGGGTGCTGCGCCAGACCGGCGGGCGCTATGACGCCGGCGGCGCGCTGGCCGCCCGCGGCCGGGTGGCGGAGGGGGCTCTGACCACCCTGATGGCCCACCCCTATTTCGACCGGCCGGCGCCCAAGTCGCTGGACCGCGACGCCTTCGACCCGGCGCCGGTGGCGGGCCTGCCGGCGGAGGACGGGGCGGCGACGCTGACCGCCTTCACCGCCGCCTCGGTCGCCCGCATCGTGCCGCATCTGCCGCAGGCGCCGGTGCGCTGGCTGGTCTGCGGCGGCGGCCGGCACAACGCCACGCTGATGGCGATGCTGGCGGAGCGGCTGGGCGTGCCTGTCGATGCGGTGGAGGCGGAGGGCTGGGACGGCGATGCGCTGGAGGCGCAGGCCTTCGCCTACCTCGCGGTGCGCAGCCGCAAGGGCCTGGCCCTGAGCCTGCCGGCCACCACCGGCGTTCCCCGGCCGATGACCGGCGGGCGGTTCCACCCGGCGCCCTGA
- the aat gene encoding leucyl/phenylalanyl-tRNA--protein transferase — protein MLELSAPLLLRAYAAGIFPMAESAESRELHWFDPERRGILPLDAFHVPRSLRKVVRRGRFDVRFDTAFRAVIEACAETTEERPKTWINADIVRLYSELAEAGFAHSVECWRDGRLVGGLYGVAIGAAYFGESMFSRETDASKVALVHLAARLRAAGYTLLDTQFVTDHLARFGAVEIPRAEYRRRLNEALPVLTDWAGVDQDAAVVDLLGTDPPGDDPPRAG, from the coding sequence ATGCTCGAGCTGTCCGCCCCGCTTCTGCTGCGCGCCTATGCCGCCGGGATCTTCCCGATGGCGGAAAGCGCCGAATCCCGCGAGTTGCATTGGTTCGACCCGGAACGGCGCGGCATCCTGCCGCTGGACGCCTTCCATGTCCCGCGCTCGCTGCGCAAGGTGGTCCGCCGCGGCCGGTTCGACGTGCGCTTCGACACCGCCTTCCGCGCGGTGATCGAGGCCTGCGCCGAGACGACGGAGGAGCGGCCCAAGACCTGGATCAACGCCGACATCGTCCGGCTCTACAGCGAGCTGGCGGAGGCCGGCTTCGCCCACAGCGTGGAATGCTGGCGCGACGGGCGGCTGGTCGGCGGGCTCTACGGCGTCGCGATCGGCGCCGCCTATTTCGGCGAGAGCATGTTCAGCCGCGAGACCGACGCCAGCAAGGTGGCGCTGGTCCATCTGGCGGCCCGGCTGCGGGCGGCGGGGTACACTCTGCTCGACACCCAGTTCGTCACCGACCATCTCGCCCGCTTCGGCGCCGTCGAAATCCCGCGCGCCGAGTACCGCCGCCGGCTGAACGAGGCCCTGCCGGTGCTGACCGACTGGGCCGGCGTGGACCAGGATGCCGCCGTCGTTGATCTGCTGGGCACCGATCCGCCGGGCGACGATCCGCCTCGCGCAGGGTGA
- a CDS encoding ribonuclease T2 family protein, which produces MRIVVAAAMSALVAVLSWAGPSWAQRRAEPGSFDYYVLSLSWSPTHCARTKAEADPDQCGADRNFGFIVHGLWPQNKDGGYPATCTRDRTVPKAVVDQTMPIMPSVGLIAYQWSKHGTCSGLGAADYFARLRAAHGKVTIPEALRTPTPGTTLPAPQVERLFLQANPGLTAEGIAVICSKRDVAEVRICMDKDLAFMPCGERIYDRCRRDAVLSATPAAPPAAGAVPGR; this is translated from the coding sequence ATGAGGATCGTCGTTGCCGCCGCCATGTCCGCTCTGGTTGCCGTGCTGTCCTGGGCCGGCCCGTCCTGGGCGCAGCGCCGGGCGGAGCCCGGGAGTTTCGACTATTACGTCCTCAGCCTTTCCTGGTCGCCGACGCACTGCGCCCGGACCAAGGCGGAAGCCGATCCCGACCAGTGCGGCGCCGACCGCAACTTCGGCTTCATCGTTCACGGGCTGTGGCCGCAGAACAAGGACGGCGGCTACCCCGCCACCTGCACGCGCGACCGTACGGTGCCCAAGGCGGTGGTGGACCAGACCATGCCGATCATGCCCAGCGTCGGGCTGATCGCCTATCAGTGGAGCAAGCACGGCACCTGCTCCGGTCTCGGCGCCGCCGACTATTTCGCCCGGCTGCGCGCCGCCCACGGCAAGGTGACGATCCCCGAGGCGCTGCGCACCCCGACCCCCGGCACCACCCTGCCGGCGCCGCAGGTCGAGCGCCTGTTCCTGCAGGCCAATCCTGGCCTGACGGCGGAGGGGATCGCCGTGATCTGTTCCAAGCGCGACGTGGCCGAGGTGCGCATCTGCATGGACAAGGATCTGGCCTTCATGCCCTGCGGCGAGCGCATCTATGACCGCTGCCGGCGCGATGCCGTGCTGTCGGCGACCCCGGCGGCGCCCCCGGCGGCAGGGGCGGTCCCGGGGCGGTGA
- a CDS encoding tetratricopeptide repeat protein, translating to MSSHKTPSAHSPRRPSPADLREAERTFAEAVDAARQGNFPRAVRLLARVEQRVPPSPPVAAFGRDLHVAKGNQAYATGDLRTALADFQASLRYDPGHPGVLLNIGNTLMKMDDLARAEEALSASLARHPDNPEAWLSLSAVLFRGEDTARAEQAGRRAAALAPNAPAVWFNQGTILKGAKALDPAMTAYRRATALKPDYAAATVGLIQAKQLACVWDGFDRDAAFLEGHADSVASVQAAMLLSHRVSPAARLAAARSFARTIPAAPATGRAGRKSGPVTIGYLSNDFRQHPVTHLLAEVLALHDRSRFTVAAYSYGPDDGSAARRRIRDGVDRFVDIDRLGSEEAAAAIRRDGVDILVDLKGYTGNARPEILARRPAPVQVSYLGYPGTTGADWIDYVVADPVVLPPELEPGFSEAVARLPGCVLPRDRRDLPDAPPSRSACGLPEDGFVLGCFNGAYKITPDVWSVWMGLLRDIPDAVLWLQKPVPEAERNLRQAVRDAGIAADRLLFAPWCETTAAHLARLHLADLVLDTLHYGAHTTASDALWAGVPVVTRLGDSFASRVAASLLQAAGLPDFIAGSIEEYARVVARWAGDRAGLQRVKEGLRAGRDRNPAFDMPAYTRRLEEAYGRMLETRRKGERPTSFTLPA from the coding sequence ATGAGCAGCCACAAGACCCCCAGCGCGCACAGCCCCCGACGCCCCTCCCCCGCCGACCTGCGGGAGGCGGAGCGGACGTTCGCCGAGGCGGTCGACGCCGCCCGGCAGGGCAACTTCCCGCGGGCGGTCCGGCTGCTGGCCCGCGTCGAACAGCGCGTGCCGCCCTCCCCGCCGGTGGCCGCCTTCGGCCGCGACCTCCATGTCGCCAAAGGCAACCAGGCCTATGCGACCGGCGACCTGCGGACCGCGCTGGCCGACTTCCAGGCGTCCCTGCGCTATGACCCCGGCCACCCCGGCGTGCTGCTCAACATCGGCAACACGCTGATGAAGATGGACGACCTCGCACGGGCGGAGGAGGCGCTGTCGGCTTCGCTGGCGCGGCATCCCGACAACCCGGAGGCCTGGCTCAGCCTGTCCGCCGTCCTCTTCCGGGGCGAGGACACCGCGCGGGCGGAGCAGGCCGGCCGCCGCGCCGCCGCCCTGGCGCCCAATGCTCCGGCGGTCTGGTTCAACCAGGGCACCATCCTCAAGGGGGCCAAGGCGCTGGACCCGGCGATGACCGCCTATCGCCGGGCGACCGCCCTCAAACCCGATTATGCCGCGGCGACGGTCGGGCTGATCCAGGCCAAGCAGCTGGCCTGCGTGTGGGACGGGTTCGATCGGGATGCCGCCTTCCTGGAAGGCCATGCCGACAGCGTCGCCTCGGTCCAGGCGGCGATGCTGCTGTCGCACCGCGTGTCGCCGGCGGCCCGGCTGGCCGCCGCCCGCTCCTTCGCCCGGACCATTCCCGCCGCTCCCGCCACGGGCCGGGCCGGCCGCAAATCCGGTCCGGTCACCATCGGCTACCTGTCGAACGATTTCCGGCAGCACCCCGTCACGCATCTGCTGGCCGAGGTGCTGGCCCTGCATGACCGGTCGCGCTTCACCGTGGCCGCCTACAGCTACGGCCCGGACGACGGCAGCGCCGCCCGGCGCCGCATCCGCGACGGCGTCGACCGCTTCGTCGACATCGACCGGCTGGGCAGCGAGGAGGCCGCGGCGGCGATCCGCCGGGACGGCGTGGACATCCTCGTCGACCTGAAAGGCTACACCGGCAATGCGCGGCCGGAGATCCTCGCCCGCCGTCCGGCACCGGTCCAGGTCTCCTATCTCGGCTATCCCGGCACCACCGGGGCGGACTGGATCGACTATGTCGTCGCCGATCCGGTGGTCCTGCCGCCGGAGCTGGAACCGGGCTTCAGCGAAGCGGTCGCCCGGCTGCCCGGCTGCGTCCTGCCGCGCGACCGCCGGGACCTCCCCGATGCGCCGCCCTCCCGCTCCGCCTGCGGCCTGCCGGAGGACGGCTTCGTCCTCGGCTGCTTCAATGGCGCCTACAAGATCACGCCGGACGTCTGGTCCGTCTGGATGGGGCTGCTGCGCGACATTCCCGACGCGGTCCTCTGGCTGCAGAAACCGGTTCCCGAGGCCGAGCGCAACCTGCGGCAGGCGGTGCGGGACGCCGGCATCGCCGCGGACCGCCTCCTCTTCGCTCCCTGGTGCGAGACCACGGCCGCCCATCTGGCGCGCCTGCACCTTGCCGACCTCGTCCTCGACACGCTGCATTACGGTGCCCACACCACGGCGAGCGACGCGCTGTGGGCCGGGGTGCCGGTGGTGACGCGGCTCGGCGACTCCTTCGCCTCGCGCGTCGCCGCCAGCCTGCTCCAGGCGGCCGGCCTGCCCGACTTCATCGCCGGCTCCATCGAGGAGTATGCGAGGGTGGTGGCGCGCTGGGCCGGCGACCGCGCGGGGCTGCAGCGGGTCAAGGAGGGGCTGCGGGCCGGCCGCGACCGCAACCCCGCCTTCGACATGCCGGCCTACACGCGCCGGCTGGAGGAGGCCTACGGGCGCATGCTGGAGACGCGGCGCAAGGGCGAACGCCCCACCTCCTTCACCCTCCCCGCCTGA
- a CDS encoding TrkH family potassium uptake protein, with translation MPTFRPILYIVANVLLALAATMLVPAAVDYAHGNPDALVFLLSAAFTGTCGGLLAAATRCQLNNGLTLRQAFLLTPLAWLATAAFAAIPFLFCHFPDLSLNYANAFFETMSGLTTTGSTVLVRLDLTPEGILLWRALLQWLGGIGIIAVAIAVLPALGVGGMQLFRTESSDRSEKVLPRAQQIAKAIGGVYAGLTVLCGLSYWAAGMTPFEAVVHALTSLSTGGFSTSDSSLGHFENPVIHWLASLFMLAGSLPFVLYVRTLTGQRDALWKDRQVRSFIGFLVAVILPFSVWLASRGDHGFLDALRLVAFNVVSVVTTTGYALTDYSQWGNLAIGVFFGLTFIGGCTGSTSGGIKVFRFEVMVVLLRTHFLHLLYPRGVFSRQYGNRQLDDRVLGSVIVFFALFFSAYSVLTIVLMAFGLDFITSASAAVTALANVGPGLGDVIGPAGNFAPLPDSAKWLLSIAMLAGRLELFTVLVLFMPQFWRA, from the coding sequence ATGCCCACCTTCCGGCCGATCCTCTACATCGTCGCCAACGTGCTGCTGGCCCTGGCGGCGACCATGCTGGTTCCGGCGGCGGTCGATTACGCCCATGGCAACCCCGACGCCCTGGTCTTCCTGCTGTCGGCCGCCTTCACCGGCACCTGCGGCGGCCTGCTCGCCGCGGCGACGCGCTGTCAGCTGAACAACGGCCTGACCCTGCGTCAGGCCTTCCTGCTGACGCCGCTGGCGTGGCTCGCCACCGCCGCCTTCGCGGCGATCCCCTTCCTGTTCTGCCACTTCCCGGACCTGTCGCTGAACTACGCCAACGCCTTCTTCGAAACCATGTCCGGCCTGACCACCACCGGTTCGACCGTCCTGGTCAGGCTGGACCTGACGCCGGAAGGCATCCTGCTGTGGCGGGCGCTGCTGCAATGGTTGGGCGGCATCGGCATCATCGCGGTCGCCATCGCGGTGCTGCCGGCGCTGGGCGTCGGCGGGATGCAGCTGTTCCGCACAGAATCCTCCGACCGCTCGGAGAAGGTGCTGCCGCGGGCGCAACAGATCGCCAAGGCGATCGGGGGCGTCTATGCCGGGCTGACCGTCCTGTGCGGTCTCAGCTATTGGGCGGCCGGCATGACGCCGTTCGAGGCGGTGGTCCATGCCCTGACCAGCCTGTCCACCGGCGGTTTCTCCACTTCCGACAGCTCTCTCGGGCATTTCGAGAATCCGGTGATCCACTGGCTGGCGTCCCTGTTCATGCTGGCCGGCAGCCTGCCCTTCGTCCTGTACGTCCGCACCCTGACCGGGCAGCGCGACGCGCTGTGGAAGGACCGGCAGGTGCGTTCCTTCATCGGCTTCCTCGTCGCGGTGATCCTGCCGTTCAGCGTGTGGCTGGCCAGCCGGGGCGATCACGGGTTCCTCGACGCGCTGCGGCTGGTCGCCTTCAACGTGGTGTCGGTCGTCACCACCACCGGCTATGCCCTGACCGACTACAGCCAATGGGGCAATCTGGCGATCGGCGTCTTCTTCGGCCTGACCTTCATCGGGGGCTGCACCGGCTCCACCTCCGGGGGGATCAAGGTCTTCCGGTTCGAGGTGATGGTGGTGCTGCTGCGCACCCATTTCCTCCATCTGCTCTACCCGCGCGGGGTGTTCTCCCGCCAGTACGGCAACCGGCAGCTGGACGACCGCGTCCTTGGTTCGGTGATCGTCTTCTTCGCGCTGTTCTTCTCCGCCTACAGCGTGCTGACCATCGTGCTGATGGCCTTCGGACTCGACTTCATCACCAGCGCCAGCGCGGCGGTCACCGCGCTGGCGAACGTCGGTCCCGGATTGGGCGACGTCATCGGCCCCGCCGGCAACTTCGCGCCTCTGCCCGATTCCGCCAAATGGCTGCTGTCCATCGCCATGCTGGCGGGGCGGCTGGAGCTGTTCACCGTGCTGGTGCTGTTCATGCCGCAGTTCTGGCGGGCGTAG
- the trkA gene encoding Trk system potassium transporter TrkA gives MKVIICGAGQVGASIARQLSQERNDVTVIDTSTELAQRMDESHDVRGMVGHASHPDVLEQAGAAGADMLIAVTRSDEVNMVACQVAHSVFNIPVRIARIRSHAYLKPQWATLFRAEHMPISVIISPEIEVARGIARRLRSPGAFDMVPLADGKVQLLGVHCTDPAPLLDIPLRRLTEQYPDVRAAVLAVLRDGRWFVPRGDDVIRLGDDVHLVCRTADIVKVVALFGHTEAPARRLVIAGAGNIGFNLARLLEEKMPAVSIRMIERDPDRAGLVSRSLKSSTVVINGDALDHDIQEEAQVHRAETIVAVTNDDETNVFAALLAKRAGCQRAITLLNKTSYAPIIAGLGMNVVVDPAAVTVSSILRHVRRGRVAAVQPVGDGFGEVVEAEALETSRAVSAPLGSLALPHGMIVGALVRGEEVIIPSSRTVIQPHDRVIVMATADLVRKVERLFAVGLEFF, from the coding sequence ATGAAGGTCATCATCTGCGGAGCCGGTCAGGTCGGCGCCAGCATCGCGCGCCAGCTCTCGCAGGAGCGCAACGACGTCACCGTGATCGACACCTCCACCGAACTCGCCCAGCGCATGGACGAAAGCCACGACGTGCGCGGGATGGTCGGGCACGCCTCCCACCCCGACGTGCTGGAACAGGCGGGGGCTGCCGGCGCCGACATGCTGATCGCCGTCACGCGGTCCGACGAGGTCAACATGGTGGCCTGTCAGGTTGCGCACTCCGTCTTCAACATCCCGGTGCGCATCGCCCGCATCCGCAGCCACGCCTACCTCAAGCCGCAATGGGCGACGCTCTTCCGCGCGGAGCACATGCCGATCAGCGTCATCATCTCGCCGGAGATCGAGGTGGCGCGCGGCATCGCCCGCCGGCTGCGCTCCCCCGGCGCCTTCGACATGGTGCCGCTGGCCGACGGCAAGGTCCAGCTGCTGGGCGTCCACTGCACCGACCCGGCGCCCCTGCTCGACATCCCCTTGCGGCGGCTGACCGAGCAGTATCCCGACGTCCGGGCGGCCGTGCTGGCCGTGCTGCGCGACGGGCGCTGGTTCGTGCCGCGGGGCGACGACGTGATCCGGCTGGGCGACGACGTCCATCTGGTGTGCCGGACCGCCGACATCGTCAAGGTGGTGGCCCTGTTCGGCCATACCGAAGCGCCGGCCCGGCGGCTGGTCATCGCCGGGGCCGGGAACATCGGCTTCAATCTGGCCCGGCTGCTGGAGGAGAAGATGCCGGCCGTGTCGATCCGGATGATCGAGCGCGATCCGGACAGGGCCGGTCTGGTCAGCCGCTCGCTCAAATCCTCCACCGTGGTGATCAACGGCGATGCGCTGGACCACGACATCCAGGAGGAGGCCCAGGTCCATCGGGCGGAGACCATCGTCGCGGTGACCAACGACGACGAGACCAACGTCTTCGCCGCCCTGCTCGCCAAGCGGGCCGGCTGCCAGCGCGCCATCACCCTGCTCAACAAGACCTCCTACGCGCCGATCATCGCCGGGCTGGGCATGAACGTGGTGGTCGACCCGGCGGCGGTGACGGTGTCCTCGATCCTGCGCCATGTCCGGCGCGGCCGGGTCGCCGCCGTCCAGCCGGTCGGCGACGGCTTCGGCGAGGTGGTCGAGGCGGAGGCGCTGGAGACCTCGCGGGCGGTCAGCGCGCCGCTCGGCTCCCTGGCGTTGCCCCATGGCATGATCGTCGGCGCGCTGGTCCGCGGCGAGGAGGTGATCATCCCGTCCAGCCGCACGGTGATCCAGCCGCACGACCGGGTCATCGTGATGGCGACCGCCGATCTCGTCCGCAAGGTCGAGCGGCTGTTCGCGGTCGGCCTGGAATTCTTCTGA
- a CDS encoding OpgC family protein: MQRLELLDGLRGYFLVFMLLNHLWFDGGNPIALINHNQLSFVEDAQGFILISGLIVGLYYGRLHAAGREAEAGLRLRARVWELYLYSLAILGTVIGLALLLPGARAAWSGLLGDALGPALPAAALLLHQPTFMDILPQYMIYLAVSPLLIRLTLAGRGGEVVAGSFALWAAVQFGLHLPLVAIVEPVAGLALPGFELRGHFNPLAWQLVFVVGLVIGTLMVAKRVDLGFWFSPERGDLARIALGIVLFFMVWRVGFTHGLIPDALAERFFRLHDRAEFSLVYLVNFAALAYLVTWLLAAGPESRSAAVQWLGWGLHRLFRLRFLRFLGGHSLQVYAWHVVVAYLVILFDHATEEDPGVGVRTALTLLAVASLALPAWLHLRLASRTPARFTVAGRRTQ, translated from the coding sequence ATGCAGAGGCTCGAACTGCTCGATGGCCTCCGGGGCTATTTCCTGGTGTTCATGCTGCTGAACCATCTCTGGTTCGACGGCGGGAACCCCATCGCGCTGATCAATCACAACCAGCTGTCCTTCGTCGAGGACGCGCAGGGCTTCATCCTGATCTCGGGCCTGATCGTCGGGCTCTACTACGGCCGGCTCCATGCCGCCGGCCGGGAGGCCGAGGCGGGCCTGCGGCTGCGGGCGCGGGTCTGGGAACTGTACCTGTACTCGCTGGCGATCCTGGGGACCGTGATCGGGCTGGCCCTGCTGCTGCCCGGGGCGCGGGCGGCCTGGAGCGGGCTGCTCGGCGACGCGCTCGGGCCTGCCTTGCCGGCAGCGGCCCTGCTGCTCCATCAGCCCACCTTCATGGACATCCTGCCGCAGTACATGATCTACCTCGCGGTCTCTCCCCTGCTGATCCGGCTGACGCTGGCCGGACGGGGCGGGGAGGTCGTCGCCGGGAGCTTCGCGCTGTGGGCGGCGGTCCAGTTCGGGCTGCATCTGCCGCTGGTGGCGATCGTGGAGCCTGTCGCCGGGCTGGCGCTTCCCGGTTTCGAGCTGCGGGGGCACTTCAACCCCCTGGCGTGGCAGCTGGTGTTCGTGGTCGGGCTGGTGATCGGCACGCTGATGGTGGCGAAGCGGGTCGACCTCGGCTTCTGGTTTTCGCCGGAGCGCGGCGACCTCGCAAGGATCGCGCTGGGCATCGTCCTGTTCTTCATGGTGTGGCGGGTCGGCTTCACCCACGGGCTGATTCCGGATGCGCTGGCGGAGCGCTTCTTCCGCCTGCACGACCGGGCGGAGTTCAGCCTGGTCTATCTGGTGAACTTCGCGGCGCTGGCCTATCTGGTGACATGGCTGCTGGCGGCGGGTCCGGAGAGCCGGAGTGCCGCCGTGCAATGGCTCGGCTGGGGTCTCCACCGTCTGTTCCGCCTGCGCTTCCTGCGCTTCCTGGGCGGTCACTCCCTGCAGGTCTACGCGTGGCACGTCGTGGTGGCCTATCTGGTCATCCTGTTCGATCATGCGACCGAGGAGGATCCGGGTGTCGGGGTCAGGACGGCGCTCACCCTTCTCGCCGTCGCCAGTCTCGCCCTGCCGGCGTGGCTTCACCTGCGGCTCGCCTCCCGGACCCCGGCCCGGTTCACCGTGGCCGGACGACGGACCCAATGA
- a CDS encoding SGNH/GDSL hydrolase family protein, whose translation MKGRSLAGLAAAVCLWSGAALGSDRCPVPPGAEPSAAGLQRTRMMLQAGLPLTVVALGSSSTQGTGASSAQATYPAQLDLILSQRHPGQRIEVLNKGIGGESAGANLVRFAADVLSVRPDLVVWQIGTNDRFQNLPLADFAATVRDGVAQLRAAGIDVIFMNPQSFPDEARFPGYAAYAASVVDLGRELGVPVLDRYGIMKWWLESGRFPAETILSPDGLHLRDASYRCLAEFVADMIDVQQPGPTATAAR comes from the coding sequence ATGAAGGGTCGGAGTCTGGCCGGGCTTGCCGCTGCCGTGTGCCTGTGGAGCGGCGCCGCGCTGGGATCGGACCGCTGCCCCGTTCCCCCCGGTGCCGAACCCTCCGCAGCGGGGTTGCAGCGCACGCGCATGATGCTTCAGGCCGGCCTGCCCCTGACCGTGGTGGCGCTCGGATCCTCCAGCACCCAGGGAACCGGCGCCTCGTCGGCGCAGGCCACCTATCCGGCGCAGCTGGACCTGATCCTGTCCCAGCGTCACCCCGGACAGCGGATCGAGGTGCTGAACAAGGGCATCGGCGGCGAATCCGCCGGCGCCAACCTCGTCCGCTTCGCCGCGGACGTCCTGTCCGTCCGTCCGGATCTGGTGGTCTGGCAGATCGGCACCAACGACCGGTTCCAGAACCTGCCGCTCGCCGATTTCGCCGCCACGGTGCGGGACGGCGTGGCGCAACTGCGCGCGGCCGGGATCGACGTGATCTTCATGAACCCGCAGTCGTTCCCGGACGAGGCGAGATTTCCCGGCTACGCGGCCTATGCCGCGTCGGTGGTCGATCTCGGCCGGGAGCTCGGCGTGCCGGTGCTCGACCGGTACGGAATCATGAAATGGTGGCTGGAGAGCGGACGCTTTCCTGCCGAAACGATCCTCAGCCCCGACGGGCTGCATCTGAGGGACGCCAGCTACCGCTGCCTTGCCGAATTCGTCGCCGACATGATCGACGTACAGCAGCCCGGGCCGACGGCGACTGCGGCGCGTTGA